A window from Streptomyces subrutilus encodes these proteins:
- a CDS encoding type II secretion system protein, whose product MTTQRPDGRAESGFTLTELMVTIVVMGIIGALLPTAIILGLRFTAGTGKRVAATGAVGTLGRYFYGDVHSADTVTTEPACGVADVIVHLSRPGTDVVYTYDRPTGALSRVKCTDTGVVTTTLGRFGNAPSTRPVVLSCGAETSCTSPMEVTLTVQSEPGAPRTDLTAVRRSSAS is encoded by the coding sequence ATGACGACGCAACGGCCGGACGGCCGAGCGGAGTCGGGGTTCACCCTGACCGAGTTGATGGTCACGATCGTCGTCATGGGCATCATCGGGGCACTGCTGCCCACGGCGATCATCCTCGGACTGCGGTTCACCGCGGGCACCGGGAAGCGGGTGGCCGCCACCGGCGCGGTGGGGACGCTGGGCCGCTACTTCTACGGCGACGTGCACAGCGCGGACACCGTCACGACCGAGCCGGCGTGCGGCGTCGCCGACGTGATCGTCCACCTGAGCCGGCCCGGCACCGACGTGGTCTACACCTACGACCGGCCGACCGGCGCCCTCAGCCGGGTGAAGTGCACCGACACGGGCGTCGTCACCACGACGCTGGGCCGGTTCGGCAACGCCCCGTCGACCCGTCCGGTGGTTCTGAGCTGCGGTGCCGAGACCTCGTGCACCTCGCCCATGGAGGTAACGCTGACCGTGCAGAGCGAACCCGGCGCGCCCCGGACGGACCTCACGGCCGTCCGGCGATCGAGCGCGTCATGA